A DNA window from Pogona vitticeps strain Pit_001003342236 chromosome 2, PviZW2.1, whole genome shotgun sequence contains the following coding sequences:
- the PRR7 gene encoding proline-rich protein 7, which yields MVMSHGTYTFLTCFAGFWLIWGLIVLLCCFCSYLRRRMKRRQEERLREQHLRTLEMEPLHYEGYGGPAYGGSGYGAGYIRSPPGIAVPHRLRIEPHRPHLPPPRPWSCRHEPDPSKPPCYEEAVLMAEPPPPYSEVLTDTRGLYRKINTPFLSHEQPEKQEQPPSYKPLFLDRGYGSALHLPSSASRGPTCTSLYLESEHSQRIFPSWTDSELSTRDSYEPGPWHLPVSMPLFGRTTAV from the exons ATGGTGATGTCCCATGGCACCTACACCTTCCTTACCTGCTTTGCTGGTTTCTGGCTGATCTGGGGCCTCATCGTGTTGCTATGCTGCTTCTGTAGCTACTTGCGGCGACGCATGAAACGGCGACAGGAAGAGCGGCTGCGGGAGCAGCATTTACGCACGCTGGAGATGGAACCCCTACACTATGAGGGTTATGGGGGCCCTGCCTATGGCGGCTCAGGCTATGGAGCTGGCTATATCCGAAGCCCACCAGGCATTGCTGTGCCCCACCGACTCCGCATTGAGCCCCACCGTCCTCACCTCCCACCCCCAAGGCCTTGGAGCTGCAGGCATG AGCCAGATCCATCCAAGCCGCCCTGCTATGAGGAAGCTGTGCTGATGGCTGAGCCCCCACCGCCTTACAGTGAAGTCCTGACAGACACACGTGGCTTGTACCGCAAGATCAACACTCCCTTCCTGAGCCATGAGCAGCCGGAGAAGCAGGAGCAGCCACCCAGTTATAAGCCCCTTTTCCTGGACCGGGGCTACGGCTCAGCTCTTCACCTGCCAAGTTCTGCCAGCCGGGGCCCCACCTGCACCAGCCTCTACTTGGAGTCAGAGCACTCGCAGCGCATCTTCCCCAGCTGGACAGACTCAGAACTCAGCACCAGAGACAGCTATGAGCCTGGGCCTTGGCATCTGCCCGTCTCAATGCCTTTGTTTGGCAGGACTACGGCAGTTTAG